The Mycolicibacterium aichiense region GTCGTCGGTGACGACGATCGGGGCCTCGGGCTTGTACTTGGCCGGAACATGATTGAGAAACATGTCGGGGGGCTCCACGACGTGATCGTCAATGCTCACCAGGATGAGGTCGTCGACATTCATGGCCTCAGTTGTACCCTCGATAATCATGACCGTCTCCGCACATTCGGCCAGACACTTGGCCGGAACGGCCAACAATGGACTGAGCGCCGGACCGGCCAAATCCAGACCGGAGCCTCGACCGGCCACTATCGGCCAGGTCGAGCTGCGCCGTGGTGGACGCGTTCTGGCCGGCAGCTATCTGTACGAGGGCGAGCTACTGGTCACCGGCTGGCATTTCCACGACGTGCATCAGATCGAATATGCGATCGGCGGGGTGGTCGAGGTCGAGACCGCGTCGGCGCACTATTTGCTGCCACCCCAGCAGGCCGCCTGGATTCCGGCCGGGCTGGAGCATCAGGCCACCATGAATCCCGCCGTCAAGACTCTGGCGGTGATGTTCGACCCGGCACTGATTCCGAGCGCCGGTAACCGTGCCCGGATCTTGGCGGTCTCCCCACTGATCCGGGAGATGATGCTCTACGCCCTGCGCTGGCCCATCTACCGCGACGCCGGCGACGACACGTCCGACGGGTTTTTCCGCACACTGGCCAATCTGGTGGCCGAGGCGCTGGATCACGAAGCGCCGCTGAGCCTTCCGAGCTCCCACGATCCGGTGGTCGCCGCCGCGATGGCCTACACCAAGGAGCACCTGCAGTCGGTGACGCTCGCCGACGTCTGCCGCGCGGTGGCCGTGTCGGAGCGAACGCTACGCAGGCAGTTCCATAGCGAGGCGCAGATGCCTTGGCGCACTTACCTTTTGCACGCCAGGATGCTGCGGGCAATGGCTTTGTTGGCCGCCCCCGCCCAGAGCGTGCAGCAAACCGCCACCGCGGTGGGCTTCGACAGCGTCGGGTCGTTCACCAGGGCCTTCAGCCAGTTCTGCGGGGAAACCCCGTCGTCATACCGACGACGGGTCACCAGCACCGGTATGTGAGGTGGGCGCGCGCCGCTCGTGCCAGCGCAGGCGCAGCAACAGCAGGCCGCGGTGCGCTTCGAACCCCAGCGACAACGGATGCCGCCAGGAGCCCGATCGTGTCCGCCGTGTTTGTGCCACACCACCACTGTGCCAGCCGATCGGCGCCGGCCGCCGCGACACACGTCGCAGTGTGCGGCTTGTCACCTGAAGTTCGTTGTCTGTCAAGAATCCTCGCCGGCACCGGTGATCGCGGCAACCAGCGGTTCGACATCGCCGCCGACGGCCTCGCGAACCTCGCGGCCGGCCCGCTTGACCGACTCGTTGACGTCGCCCCGGGCC contains the following coding sequences:
- a CDS encoding AraC family transcriptional regulator; the encoded protein is MTVSAHSARHLAGTANNGLSAGPAKSRPEPRPATIGQVELRRGGRVLAGSYLYEGELLVTGWHFHDVHQIEYAIGGVVEVETASAHYLLPPQQAAWIPAGLEHQATMNPAVKTLAVMFDPALIPSAGNRARILAVSPLIREMMLYALRWPIYRDAGDDTSDGFFRTLANLVAEALDHEAPLSLPSSHDPVVAAAMAYTKEHLQSVTLADVCRAVAVSERTLRRQFHSEAQMPWRTYLLHARMLRAMALLAAPAQSVQQTATAVGFDSVGSFTRAFSQFCGETPSSYRRRVTSTGM